The Bacillus sp. Y1 genome has a window encoding:
- a CDS encoding DUF5412 family protein: MKKNVIIISLLLLCLFAYGVYWLLFDINRINPGEFISQSTSPNSDYTIKAYVNNGGATTDYAVLGVLYFNEENRRPKNIYWNYHEEQAEIKWENENTVVINGHKLKIPNETYDFRKD; this comes from the coding sequence ATGAAAAAGAATGTAATCATTATTTCATTGTTGTTACTTTGTTTATTTGCATATGGTGTCTACTGGCTGTTATTTGATATTAATCGAATAAATCCAGGAGAATTTATTTCACAATCTACTTCCCCTAACAGTGATTACACGATAAAAGCTTATGTAAATAATGGTGGGGCAACAACAGATTATGCTGTTCTAGGAGTATTGTATTTCAATGAAGAGAATAGAAGGCCAAAGAATATATATTGGAACTATCATGAGGAACAAGCGGAAATAAAGTGGGAAAATGAAAATACGGTTGTTATTAATGGCCATAAATTAAAGATACCTAACGAAACATACGATTTTAGAAAAGATTAA
- a CDS encoding DUF4181 domain-containing protein has product MKFIVLLAVLLLLFFVLEKVINKFLGVEKKKISDTPGKKIDQWGRGITLFIFLFALWFVVDSDSFLVKKLFWMSYLILLGGFQAVLEFIYLKNTKQYITTVIMVIVTLIFIFNMELFI; this is encoded by the coding sequence ATGAAATTCATTGTTCTTCTAGCGGTTCTGCTTCTGTTGTTTTTTGTATTAGAAAAAGTAATCAATAAGTTCCTTGGAGTAGAAAAAAAGAAAATCTCTGATACACCTGGGAAAAAGATTGACCAATGGGGAAGAGGGATCACTCTTTTCATTTTTTTATTCGCATTATGGTTTGTGGTAGATAGTGATTCGTTCCTTGTAAAAAAGCTGTTTTGGATGAGTTACCTTATCCTTTTAGGAGGATTTCAAGCGGTTCTAGAATTTATTTATCTAAAGAATACTAAGCAATATATTACGACAGTAATTATGGTAATAGTAACTCTGATCTTTATTTTTAATATGGAACTTTTTATATAG
- the ppnP gene encoding pyrimidine/purine nucleoside phosphorylase, whose protein sequence is MAEFTNVTISTKANIYFEGKVTSRTVVFQDGTRKTLGIMLPGEYEFSTSQKEEMDIQTGVLEYKLQGQDWKTIENNGVFYVPANESFSLKVHSVVDYCCSYLSEE, encoded by the coding sequence ATGGCAGAATTTACGAATGTAACAATCTCTACGAAAGCAAATATTTACTTTGAGGGAAAGGTAACTAGTAGAACGGTAGTTTTTCAAGATGGAACCCGAAAAACGTTAGGAATTATGCTTCCGGGAGAATATGAATTTTCAACATCTCAAAAAGAAGAGATGGATATTCAAACGGGAGTACTTGAATATAAATTACAGGGACAAGATTGGAAAACGATCGAAAATAATGGCGTGTTTTATGTGCCTGCAAACGAAAGCTTTTCTTTAAAAGTTCATTCGGTTGTTGATTATTGTTGTTCTTATCTTTCTGAGGAGTAA
- a CDS encoding helix-turn-helix transcriptional regulator yields the protein MGKNLVGNHIRRLRFNHDEMTQQQLADKVGVTRQTIVALEKGNYSPSLELAFRIAHAFHLPLEEVFFYGDDPTQ from the coding sequence ATGGGTAAAAATCTTGTCGGCAATCACATTCGAAGATTACGATTCAATCATGATGAAATGACCCAGCAGCAATTAGCTGACAAGGTGGGCGTAACAAGACAAACCATCGTGGCTCTCGAAAAGGGAAACTACTCCCCATCTCTTGAACTCGCTTTTCGCATTGCTCACGCCTTTCACTTACCGTTGGAAGAAGTATTCTTTTATGGAGATGACCCAACGCAGTAA